The sequence CCCGATGTTGCGTTCCGGTTCACTGTAACGAGCTTCTTGTTGGCAATATCGAAATACGCGATTTGATCATTGTGCCTCCCGAAAACCTCGTCTGACACGACTTCAGGCCGCCAACCGCTCGTAGCGATGATGGAGACCGCCCGCCTCCGGGAACGCCACGACCGCCCCACCCCATCGCGAAGCCCGTTTCCGACCGGCCGGCGAGTCCTTCGCCAACGAAAGATGCGTGCGCGACTGGTTGTAGTAGCGAACGTAGCAATCGAGGACGCCTTTCAGCTGGCGCTCGTTGATGGCGACTACATGATCGAGGCATTCCCGTCGAAGCGTACCAATCACTCGCTCGCAGTAGCCGTTCTGCCAAGGAGAGGCTCGCGCCGTCACGACCTGCTGCAGACCGAGCCCCGTCACCCTCCGCGTGAACTCCTCCCCGTAGATCCCGTCGCCATCACGGAACAGGAACTCCGCGTTCGTCTCCCAAGGCAGCGCCTCGACGACTTGTTGTGCGGCCCAAGCGGCAGTCGGATTCGCCGTCACGTTGACGTGGAGAATTCGGCGCCGGCCGTGGTCGAGAACAACGCAGACGTAGCGCAGTGAGAATCGGATCGTCGGCACGACCGCGAAATCGATCGCAATCGATTGGTGCAGCTGGTTGCGAACGAACGTA is a genomic window of Candidatus Binatia bacterium containing:
- a CDS encoding integrase core domain-containing protein; its protein translation is MFRLFVSALCDLFRSRASLEAEIVVLRQQVAVLRQRLGSRRVRLSWRDRMFGVGLSRVWPGWRAALVIVRPETVLRWHREGFRAYWRWKARPRGGRPRVDRETRELISGLQRENPLWGAPRIHGELLMLGIDVSESTVSKYLGKSPRPPSQSWRTFVRNQLHQSIAIDFAVVPTIRFSLRYVCVVLDHGRRRILHVNVTANPTAAWAAQQVVEALPWETNAEFLFRDGDGIYGEEFTRRVTGLGLQQVVTARASPWQNGYCERVIGTLRRECLDHVVAINERQLKGVLDCYVRYYNQSRTHLSLAKDSPAGRKRASRWGGAVVAFPEAGGLHHRYERLAA